The following proteins are encoded in a genomic region of Pyrus communis chromosome 11, drPyrComm1.1, whole genome shotgun sequence:
- the LOC137749283 gene encoding phenolic glucoside malonyltransferase 2-like, with the protein MALKFIQVCRVAPQPGSSAALAIPAQVEKLTYDVDAVTSEAISQVNHTLPAQEDLSLPLTFIDLVWLRYPPFHRLFFYDILPCSSPADTLLFFHSIIIPKLKTSLSIALQHFLPLAGNITWPESSPKPTLNYVKGDTVSLTVAESDADFHHLSSNDFNIDAKEYHPLVPQLAKSHEKAAVMVFQITVFPNSRGFSIGISMHHAVVDGKTLFMFLKSWTHICKHVHKSDDIVLPDQLKPFYDRRGLKDPICLQLEEIYLNQFLNMDRRQNNRSLMVAAGYESLVISNSTRGNFEFTSAKIQALRKWVRTRKQQEGDDGSVHLSTFSLTCAYTWVCLLKAEKEEQEEVNGGQIIPMAFSVDCRSRLTPPLPGNYFGNCVTGSVALAERKGLLGEDGLVVAVNAISEAIKGLDGGTLTNGAENLVSIFYPSDEQTSSGAGHRRVFTTAGSHRFDMYDTDFGWGRPRSTEVVRIHTIGIITFADGKNGGGAVDIGLVLKKHHMEAFASLFAKGSSMFLGRIGINNVA; encoded by the exons CTCAAGAGGACTTGTCTCTTCCTCTAACCTTCATAGACCTCGTATGGCTAAGGTATCCACCCTTCCATCGCCTTTTCTTCTATGACATATTGCCTTGCTCTTCCCCGGCAGATACCCTACTCTTCTTTCATTCAATAATTATTCCAAAACTCAAAACCTCTCTCTCTATCGCCCTCCAACATTTTCTACCTCTAGCCGGAAACATCACTTGGCCCGAAAGCTCCCCCAAACCCACCCTAAATTATGTCAAAGGCGACACCGTTTCCCTCACAGTAGCCGAATCTGATGCCGATTTCCACCATCTCTCAAGCAATGACTTTAACATTGATGCCAAAGAATACCACCCTCTTGTACCCCAACTGGCGAAATCTCACGAAAAAGCCGCCGTGATGGTGTTTCAAATCACCGTCTTTCCCAACAGCCGCGGCTTTTCCATTGGAATATCCATGCACCATGCAGTTGTTGACGGCAAGACTCTCTTCATGTTTCTGAAATCATGGACCCACATATGCAAACATGTTCATAAATCTGATGACATTGTTTTGCCTGATCAGCTCAAACCATTTTACGACAGACGGGGTCTGAAAGACCCCATCTGTCTCCAACTGGAAGAGATTTACTTGAATCAGTTTCTGAACATGGACAGACGACAAAATAATCGAAGCTTGATGGTTGCAGCCGGCTATGAATCTCTAGtgatatcaaattcaactcGGGGCAACTTCGAATTCACGAGCGCAAAGATTCAAGCTTTACGGAAATGGGTCAGGACCAGGAAACAACaggaaggagatgatggatccGTTCATTTGTCGACATTTTCTCTAACGTGTGCCTACACATGGGTTTGCTTACTAAAAGCAGAGAAAGAAGAGCAAGAAGAAGTAAACGGGGGCCAAATAATACCTATGGCATTTAGCGTGGACTGCCGGTCGCGCTTAACCCCTCCTTTGCCTGGAAACTATTTTGGAAACTGTGTAACGGGCTCTGTAGCACTTGCAGAAAGAAAGGGACTTCTAGGAGAAGACGGGTTGGTTGTAGCGGTAAATGCGATTAGTGAAGCCATTAAGGGTTTGGATGGCGGGACTTTGACGAATGGCGCGGAGAATTTGGTTTCCATATTTTACCCTTCTGATGAACAGACTAGTAGTGGTGCTGGTCATCGGAGAGTATTTACGACCGCTGGATCGCATCGGTTTGACATGTACGATACTGATTTTGGATGGGGAAGGCCAAGGAGCACCGAAGTAGTTCGGATACATACAATCGGAATAATCACTTTTGCAGATGGCAAGAATGGTGGCGGAGCTGTTGACATCGGGTTGGTTTTGAAAAAACATCATATGGAGGCTTTTGCTTCACTATTTGCTAAAG GAAGCTCTATGTTTCTCGGACGAATTGGTATAAATAATGTTGCATAA